In Zea mays cultivar B73 chromosome 7, Zm-B73-REFERENCE-NAM-5.0, whole genome shotgun sequence, the following proteins share a genomic window:
- the LOC100857009 gene encoding uncharacterized protein LOC100857009 — protein MDAHARLPARPPRPRARARAPVRLPFAASTATRRAGWWCPRDPRVDPSGRGACAFASPGRCPRLAVAHLNRSPASNLGLHPRRPLLPRLPAAGTRTRVTGDESCEGRPLVECTGDRSVEEQPEHAGVEGKALKMSSTVPKSSNIFWHDCPVGKTDRQKLLKQKGCVVWITGLSGSGKSTLACTLGRELHTRGKLAYVLDGDNLRHGLNKDLGFKAEDRAENIRRVGEVAKLFADAGLVCIASLISPYRRDRESCRALLSDSSFIEVFLNMSLELCEARDPKGLYKLARAGKIKGFTGIDDPYEAPLNCEIEIKEVDGVCPPPAEMAGQVVTYLEEKGFLHE, from the exons ATGGACGCACACGCACGCCTCCCGGCGCGCCCACCCCGCCCGCGTGCGCGTGCGCGTGCCCCTGTCCGCCTCCCGTTTGCCGCCTCCACCGCAACGCGGCGCGCGGGGTGGTGGTGCCCTCGCGATCCTCGTGTCGATCCCAGCGGCAGGGGTGCCTGTGCCTTTGCTTCTCCTGGCCGTTGCCCGCGCCTCGCGGTCGCGCACCTGAACCGGAGCCCCGCGTCAAATCTAGGGTTGCATCCGCGCCGCCCCCTCCTCCCGAGACTCCCAGCGGCTGGAACCAGAACGAGGGTGACAGGCGACGAAAGCTGCGAGGGACGCCCCCTCGTCGAATGCACTGGCGACCGTTCCGTCGAGGAGCAGCCGGAGCACGCAGGAG TTGAGGGAAAAGCTTTGAAAATGTCATCCACCGTGCCGAAGTCATCAAATATCTTCTGGCATGATTGTCCAGTTGGCAAGACTGATCGCCAGAAGCTACTCAAGCAGAAAGGTTGTGTTGTCTGGATTACAGGCCTTAGTGGTTCAG GTAAAAGTACCTTGGCATGTACATTAGGCCGTGAGCTCCACACAAGAGGGAAGCTTGCATATGTCCTTGACGGTGATAACTTAAGACATGGTCTGAACAAGGATCTTGGCTTCAAAGCTGAAGACCGTGCTGAAAATATAAGGAGAGTTG GTGAAGTAGCAAAGTTATTTGCAGATGCGGGCCTTGTATGTATTGCAAGTTTGATATCTCCATATAGGAGAGACCGTGAATCTTGCCGTGCATTGTTGTCTGATAGTAGCTTCATTGAA GTTTTCTTGAACATGTCCTTGGAATTATGTGAAGCAAGAGATCCAAAGGGCCTCTATAAGCTTGCTCGTGCAGGAAAAATAAAGG GTTTTACAGGAATAGATGACCCTTATGAAGCACCACTGAATTGTGAG ATTGAGATCAAAGAGGTAGATGGTGTATGCCCTCCGCCTGCTGAGATGGCAGGGCAAGTTGTTACTTACCTTGAGGAGAAAGGCTTCCTGCACGAGTAG
- the LOC100857009 gene encoding uncharacterized protein isoform X1, with the protein MSSTVPKSSNIFWHDCPVGKTDRQKLLKQKGCVVWITGLSGSGKSTLACTLGRELHTRGKLAYVLDGDNLRHGLNKDLGFKAEDRAENIRRVGEVAKLFADAGLVCIASLISPYRRDRESCRALLSDSSFIEVFLNMSLELCEARDPKGLYKLARAGKIKGFTGIDDPYEAPLNCEIEIKEVDGVCPPPAEMAGQVVTYLEEKGFLHE; encoded by the exons ATGTCATCCACCGTGCCGAAGTCATCAAATATCTTCTGGCATGATTGTCCAGTTGGCAAGACTGATCGCCAGAAGCTACTCAAGCAGAAAGGTTGTGTTGTCTGGATTACAGGCCTTAGTGGTTCAG GTAAAAGTACCTTGGCATGTACATTAGGCCGTGAGCTCCACACAAGAGGGAAGCTTGCATATGTCCTTGACGGTGATAACTTAAGACATGGTCTGAACAAGGATCTTGGCTTCAAAGCTGAAGACCGTGCTGAAAATATAAGGAGAGTTG GTGAAGTAGCAAAGTTATTTGCAGATGCGGGCCTTGTATGTATTGCAAGTTTGATATCTCCATATAGGAGAGACCGTGAATCTTGCCGTGCATTGTTGTCTGATAGTAGCTTCATTGAA GTTTTCTTGAACATGTCCTTGGAATTATGTGAAGCAAGAGATCCAAAGGGCCTCTATAAGCTTGCTCGTGCAGGAAAAATAAAGG GTTTTACAGGAATAGATGACCCTTATGAAGCACCACTGAATTGTGAG ATTGAGATCAAAGAGGTAGATGGTGTATGCCCTCCGCCTGCTGAGATGGCAGGGCAAGTTGTTACTTACCTTGAGGAGAAAGGCTTCCTGCACGAGTAG